The Granulicella arctica genome segment GAGCCTTCGCCAACTTCAACGGCGCCGTCGACGACATCAACGAAGACAAGCAGACCCTCAAGGTCATGGTCAGCATCTTCGGCCGCCCCACGCCGGTCGAACTCACCTTCTCCGAGGTCGAGAAGATCGAGGAGTAATCCCGCACGGGAACGTTTTAGAACCATCATGCAGCAGCAGGGCTAAAGGCCCGCCGCTAGAAGCGAAAGAGGATTCACCGCAATGGCACCGAAGAAAATTACTGGATACGTCAAACTTCAGATCATGGCCGGCAAGGCCACCCCTGCACCCCCGGTCGGCCCCGCGCTCGGCCAAGCGCAGGTCAACATCATGGAGTTCTGCAAGCAGTTCAACGACCGCACCAAGGCACCCGATATGGCCGGACTCACCATCCCGGTCGTCATCACCGTCTATGCGGACCGCACCTTCTCCTTCATCACCAAGACACCTCCGGCTCCTGTTCTTCTGCTGAAGGCCGCTGGCATTGAGAAGGGCTCTGGCACTCCGAACAAGGAGAAGAAGGGTAAGGTCACCGAGAAGCAGATTATTGCTATCGCCACCCAGAAGATGCCGGACATGAACGCCGCTTCCGTCGAGGCCGCAGCCAAGAGCATCCGCGGTACCGCCCGCTCGATGGGTATCGAAGTCGTAGCCTAAGCAACCTGCACCATGCACAAAGGCGGAGCGCTGGTCGCTCCGCCTTTGTGCGTTTCTTCTCATTGTTTGATGGCGACGACATCCAGCTCTTCAAGCACCGGCACCATCAGCATCTTCAACTCGACGTCATGGCCCTCCCCGCCTCAGCGCCCGCTGAGCGATCCCTGTGGCTTGGAGTTGCACGATCAGGAAGAACAGGTGTTTTTATTCGCTTTCAATTAGCTTATCCTGCTAAGTTGTGCTCGTTGAACGATTCGTCCAGAGGTCATTGAGTACAATTCGCGCATGACCTCTCCTTGACGTGGGTGTCGCTTCCGCTGCGCTTCAAGCCCGACACGCCGATGAGCGACGACGTGTTGCTCCGCTTTTGCCCCTCCCAACGAAGTCCTGCGTGTCGAACGCGATGCCAAGGAGAGATCCTCGTGATGACGCCCGCAAGAAGCAGAGCAAGCAAGATCAATATGCGGATAGGTCGTCTGCTCGACAGGTGGGCCGAAGCCGACGGTTGCGGCGTTGTCTTCGATTCGAACGGAGGCTTTACCCTTCCCGATGGCTCAATGCGCGCCGCCGATGCTGCATGGATGCGGTTGGAAAAATGGGAGTCGTTGAGCGCAGAAGGTCAGGCTCGCTATGCTCCCCTCTGTCTGGATTTTGTGATCGAACTGCGGTCGCAAAGCGTAAGCTCCCCGATCTCGAAGCCAAGATGAAATAATGGATCGCCAACGGACCGCAGGTGGTATGGCTGATCGACCGGAGTGGGAAGTCGCCGCGACCTATCGCCCCGGCCAGCAGCCGGAGGCCCTCCACCACCCCGCATCCGTGCGGGGAAGTGGGGTGGTGGTAGGTTTTGAGCTGGTAATGGCGAGAATTTGGACCTGATTCGATAAGCGCCTTCACATTTGAATTGACGTAGAAGCAACCTTCCTGCATACTCATAAGAGCGTCTCAACCCTAGGTTGGGGCCAGTCGAGAACCACGCCCGAAACAAGACAGCGTTCGAGGGGTGGGAGACGAGGAAAAATGGCACAAAAGATATCCAAGAATTTGACGAAGGCGCGCGCGCTTGTTGAGCCCCGTCCTTACGCTCTGGTAGATGCAGTTCCCCTTCTTCAGAAGGCCAAGTATGCGAAGTTCGACGAGACCGTCGATCTGACCATGCGTCTCGGTGTTGACCCACGTCATGCGGACCAGATGGTTCGCGGGACCGTTGTTCTTCCCCATGGCCTGGGCAAGTCCAAGATTGTCGCCGTTATCACCTCGGGTGACAAGATCAAGGAAGCGGAGGCTGCTGGTGCCGAGTTTTTCGGCGGCGAAGAGCTGGTCGAGAAGATTCAGAAGGAAGGCTGGACCGCATTTGATGCGCTCATTGCCACTCCGGACATGATGCGTTCGGTCGGTCGTCTCGGCAAGGTGCTCGGACCTAAGGGCCTGATGCCGAACCCGAAGACGGGTACCGTCACCACCGATGTTGCGGCTGCGGTCAAAGAAATTAAGGCTGGTAAGGTAGAGTTTCGCACCGACAAGACCGCCCTCGTGCACGTTCCGGTTGGCAAGCTCTCATTTGATCCGCAGAAGCTCGTTGAGAATGCCATCACGGTCATCACGAGTGTGGTCAAGGCTAAGCCGTCCGCAGCCAAGGGTCGTTACATTAAGGGCATCACGCTCAGCTCTACGATGGGCCCTGGTATCCAACTCGATCAGGCAGTCGCCGAAGCCGCCGGCCGGGTCTAGCCGCAACGCATCAGCAGTCAAGTCACTCTGGCGCGTGAGCGAGGAGAGGCTACGAAAGTGAAGAGGATTGAGTCATGGCATTGAGTAGAGCATCCAAGAAGGTGAAGGTTGAGAGGCTCGCAGGAGAGCTCGAGCATTCGACCTCTGCGATCATCGGGACCTTCGCCGGTCTTACCGCATCGAAGGACTTCGAGCTCCGCAAGGCGGTTCGTAGCGCTGGCGGAAGCTATCACGTCGTCAAGAACAAGCTGGCTGCACGCGCATCGCAGGGCTCAAAGATTGAAGCTGCCCTCCAGGGGCTCA includes the following:
- the rplK gene encoding 50S ribosomal protein L11: MAPKKITGYVKLQIMAGKATPAPPVGPALGQAQVNIMEFCKQFNDRTKAPDMAGLTIPVVITVYADRTFSFITKTPPAPVLLLKAAGIEKGSGTPNKEKKGKVTEKQIIAIATQKMPDMNAASVEAAAKSIRGTARSMGIEVVA
- a CDS encoding Uma2 family endonuclease, whose amino-acid sequence is MSDDVLLRFCPSQRSPACRTRCQGEILVMTPARSRASKINMRIGRLLDRWAEADGCGVVFDSNGGFTLPDGSMRAADAAWMRLEKWESLSAEGQARYAPLCLDFVIELRSQSVSSPISKPR
- the rplA gene encoding 50S ribosomal protein L1, with protein sequence MAQKISKNLTKARALVEPRPYALVDAVPLLQKAKYAKFDETVDLTMRLGVDPRHADQMVRGTVVLPHGLGKSKIVAVITSGDKIKEAEAAGAEFFGGEELVEKIQKEGWTAFDALIATPDMMRSVGRLGKVLGPKGLMPNPKTGTVTTDVAAAVKEIKAGKVEFRTDKTALVHVPVGKLSFDPQKLVENAITVITSVVKAKPSAAKGRYIKGITLSSTMGPGIQLDQAVAEAAGRV